Within Kutzneria chonburiensis, the genomic segment TGGTCCTGCGCGTCGCGGAGCTCGCCGCCGAGTCCGCCGTTGGCGGCGAACAGCTCGGCGACCACCATCAGCGTCACCGACTGCGACAGGCTCACCCGCAGCCCCGCGAAGATCTTCGGCAGCGCCGCCGGCAGCACGATGCCGAGCAGCCGCCGCACCACCGGCACGCGGAACGCCCTCGCCGTGTCCAGTTGCACACGGTCGACCGTCCGCACACCGTCCACTGTGTTCAGCAGCACCGCCCACACCGCGCCGAAGAGGATCACGGCGAGCACCATCTGCGTGCCAAGACGGCACAGCAGCACGAAAACCGGCACCAGCGCCGGCAGCGGCAGCGAACGGAGGAAGGCGAACACCGGCCCGGTGTACTCCAGCAACCTTCGGGACAGACCAAGCGCCGTGCCCACCACGACCCCCGCCACCACCGCCGACAACCAACCACCCACCAGCCGTCCAATGCTGGGCAGCAGCGCATCAACGGCATCCGAGCTCAGGAACAGCGTCGCCGCCGTCCCGGACAACCACATCTGCCGCCCCGCGTCCAGGATCTCCAGCGGCGTAGGGAAATACGGGTGATCGGCAATCGTGGTGAGCACCTGCCAGCACACCACCACCGCGAGGAAGACGCCCCAGCGCACCAGGAATCGGCTCATGCCTGCCACCCGAACCAGCGCCGGTGCACCCGTTCCAGGCCCGCGTTGATCACGTAGCCCAGTACCCCAGCCACCACGACTCCGGCCAGCACGCGGTCCATCCGGGTCGCCCCACTCGCCGCGTCGGCGATCAGCTTGCCAATGCCGCCACTGGCCCCCGTCAGCATCTCCGCCGAGATCACCACCGCCAAGCCGATGGCCGCCGACAGCCTCACACCCGTCAGCACAAACGGCGCGACACTCGGCAGCGCAACCCGAGTCAGCACCCTGAGTCGCCCCGCCCCGAACACCCTGGCAGTGTCCACTTGCAACGGTTCGATCTCGTTGAAGGCGTAGATGGTGTTGAACAGAATCGGCCACAGCCCGGCAAACACCGCCAGCGCGATCTTCGTCGTCGGGCCACCGCCGACCGACACCACCAGCAGCGGCACCAGCGCCACCGCCGGAATCGGCCGCAGGAACTCCACCACCGTCGCGCTGGCCACCTTCAGCCACGGCACTCCCGCCAGCGCCAGTCCCGCCGGCACCGCGATCCCCACCGCCAGGCCCAGCGCGATCGCCCAGGACAGCATCGTCGCCACCACCGCCAGCAGAAACCCCGGATCTGCCAGCATCACCACCAGTTGCGGGAACACGATGGACGGCGGCGGCAGGTAGTCAGCCGGCACCATCCCCGCCCGCACCACGGTTTCCCACAGCAGCAACAGAAAGGCCACACCGACCAGGCCGCGCAGCACGGCACGGCCTCCCGCCGCCGGCACCCGCACCACCACCTCTCGCTCTCGTGACCTCGACGGGCCGGCCCCTCAGCCCAGCTGCGGCAGGATCATCGGCTTCATGTCGAACTTCTGGCCGATCAGCCCGAACTGCTGCATCAGGTCGGGCACCCGCTGCAACCGGGTCGGGTCGGCCGAGATCGGGTAGGACGGCAGGTGGATCACCGGCGCGATGTCCGGCTGCACGTTGGCGTTGTCCACCATGGTCTGCTTGACCTCGGTGTCGCCCTGCTGAGTCGCCGCCTCGGTCTGGGCCTTGCGGATCGCCCGCTGGAACGCGGCGACGGTCTTGGGCAGCTGCTTGGTGGTCTGCTCGGTGGCCATGTAGCCGCTGAGCGGAATCCCGTCCAGCGCACCGGTCAGCGGCTGGAACACGGTGGTCACGCCGGCCTGCGCCTGCGCGATGGTGACGTACGGCTCGGCGAAGAAGGCGGCGTCGATCTCGCCGCTCTCCAGCTTGGGCAGCATGTCGGCAAAGCCGATCTGCTTCCAGTCCACTGTGGACCAGTCCACTTTGGCCGCACGCAGGCCGGCCATCACGGCCAGGTCGGCCATGGTGCCACGGGCGGTGACGGCGATCTTCTTGCCCTTCAGGTCTTCCGCCCGGGTCAGTGAGGATCCCTTCTTCACCACGACCGCGGTGGTGTCGGGCTTGGCCGCGGAGGCGTCGGCCACCACCCGGAGGTTCTGCTTGCCGTTGGTCTTCAGCTGCGCCTGCACCAGCACCGGGTAGGTGGCGAAGCCGAAGTCGGCGTCCCCGCCGAACACGCTGCTGATCACGCCCGGGCCGTTGGGCTTGTTGACCAGCGTGACGTCGAGGCCTTCGGCGGCGAAGTAGCCGTTCTTCTTGGCCAGCCACAGCGGGCCGACGTCGGTGCACGGGATCAGCGAGACGTTGATCTTGGTTTTCTCCAGCGTCCGGTCGCCGGCGGCCTGGACGTTCGGGTCGGCCGGGCCGCCGAGCAGGCTGCATCCGGAGTCCACCGCGGCCACCGCGGCCGCCGCCGTCACCGACAGGAACAGCCGCCGCGACCAGGCCCTGCCCGCCGTCGGACCGGCGTGTGGATCAGTCATGTCGATCTTTCTCCTGACCCTCGGGTTCGATTTTCACAATTGACGTGACGCGGATCACGGCCACGACGGACGAGACTCTAGCGACATCCGCAATACCGTCATCCGGACGGCACACACGTCCACGAAGCGGAAATCCGGCCGTCAAAGGCCGGCGCCGACCCCATTTCGACGCACGGTTTACGCCGAAGCGCGCATGCGGCCTTCCAGTAGCTGGATCGCCCTAGCAGACACCATCGCGTCCATGCGGGTGAATTCGCCAGAAATGATCAAGACGAGAACCGGCTGCACGAGCGTTCGAAAACAGCCGCCATGATGGCGAAACGGGCTTCTGGTTGCTTCAACAACCTTTGACAGGTCCGGCGTCCATTGGTGGGACGTCACCCCGACGCGCGTCACAGGCAGGTCCTCAGCTGTGTTAAGAAGCTCCGGTGCAATTGCATCCGGCCGGTCCGAAACGTTTCGGGTGCGCATGCGTTCAATCGTCAACTGTCGACAAAAGGGCCGCTGCATCCACCCTCGAACTCCGATTCGCCTGACGGGTCCTTGTTCGGATGACCAGGGGAGCGTGTGAGGAAGTGTCCGAACGTCGGGTCTCCCACGACGAGTCGAGCGACCACCACCGCCAGCCCCGTCGGCCCACGACGGGACGACGACCGGGCCCCGGGGCTCGGCCGGCGGCCGGTGGCGGCTGCGCAACTGGCGGCTGCGGACCAAGGTCGGCGCGGTGCTGCTGGTGCCGACGGTGGCCGCCCTGCTGCTGGGCGGCCTGCGGGTGCAGTCCGAGATCGACAACGCCAACAACTTCCACCGCACGGTCGCCCAGGTCGACGTGGCCCGGCAGATCACCGAGGTGGTGCACCAGCTCCAGAAGGAGCGGGTGCTGATGGTCACCGGCGCGGCCGCGACCAGCTCAGCCGCCGGAAGTCCCCTGGCCACCCAGCTGGACCGGACCAACGGCGCGATCGCCGAGCTCCGCACGGCGGTGGCCAAGCTGAACCTGCCCGACGCCGGCGCCATGGACCGGTACAACCGCGCCGTCGACGGCCTGTCCACGTTGACCACGCTGCGCGTGCTGGCCCAGCGCGGCGTCTACCCGGACAACGCGCTGTTCATCGAGTACACCTCCGTGATCGACACGTTGGTGCAGGTCGGGCGGGAGGTCACGGCCGCGGCCGGCACCCAGGAGCTGTCCCGCGCCAGCACCGCCGCCCAGACCCTGAACTCGGCCAAGGAGCAGATCGCCCAGCTCGACGCGCTGCTGCAGATCGCCGCCGCGCACAACTCGTTCCAGTCCTCGCTCAACCAGGACCGGGCCCGTTCTTCGAACGCCGCGTTCACCGCGTCGGTCACTGACTTCA encodes:
- a CDS encoding ABC transporter substrate-binding protein, which translates into the protein MTDPHAGPTAGRAWSRRLFLSVTAAAAVAAVDSGCSLLGGPADPNVQAAGDRTLEKTKINVSLIPCTDVGPLWLAKKNGYFAAEGLDVTLVNKPNGPGVISSVFGGDADFGFATYPVLVQAQLKTNGKQNLRVVADASAAKPDTTAVVVKKGSSLTRAEDLKGKKIAVTARGTMADLAVMAGLRAAKVDWSTVDWKQIGFADMLPKLESGEIDAAFFAEPYVTIAQAQAGVTTVFQPLTGALDGIPLSGYMATEQTTKQLPKTVAAFQRAIRKAQTEAATQQGDTEVKQTMVDNANVQPDIAPVIHLPSYPISADPTRLQRVPDLMQQFGLIGQKFDMKPMILPQLG
- a CDS encoding ABC transporter permease yields the protein MLRGLVGVAFLLLLWETVVRAGMVPADYLPPPSIVFPQLVVMLADPGFLLAVVATMLSWAIALGLAVGIAVPAGLALAGVPWLKVASATVVEFLRPIPAVALVPLLVVSVGGGPTTKIALAVFAGLWPILFNTIYAFNEIEPLQVDTARVFGAGRLRVLTRVALPSVAPFVLTGVRLSAAIGLAVVISAEMLTGASGGIGKLIADAASGATRMDRVLAGVVVAGVLGYVINAGLERVHRRWFGWQA
- a CDS encoding ABC transporter permease, producing the protein MSRFLVRWGVFLAVVVCWQVLTTIADHPYFPTPLEILDAGRQMWLSGTAATLFLSSDAVDALLPSIGRLVGGWLSAVVAGVVVGTALGLSRRLLEYTGPVFAFLRSLPLPALVPVFVLLCRLGTQMVLAVILFGAVWAVLLNTVDGVRTVDRVQLDTARAFRVPVVRRLLGIVLPAALPKIFAGLRVSLSQSVTLMVVAELFAANGGLGGELRDAQDQFDFAQMWAVVVLIGVLGYTLNTLLLAVERRALGWHPVAGGRRPPARAGGHLVDHA